A genome region from Eurosta solidaginis isolate ZX-2024a chromosome 2, ASM4086904v1, whole genome shotgun sequence includes the following:
- the LOC137239243 gene encoding three prime repair exonuclease 2 isoform X3, with product MKQETTTTPDVEDCNQSNSSNRHIASFVVLDLETNDLPHIFSKVAITELCMYGFAASELEAETLSLLSDENGSPLPKRPRILHKLALLFNPRRLIHPSAEGITGLSNFSLEKESHFDENAGITVLNFIKHMQQPVCLVAHNGDSFDFPVIKQTLQKLNMEMPEGILCLDSLRAFWGIDEQLLLDVSSAGASTSNDCPPDHETDTLPMLDLDVPDKAHILDSKEALEVQLDIDEKVNWQEVNEKTPKRPTVAGYKRSALNKPLPKNNFLSGNDVFKSKRALFTENVSQNS from the exons ATGAAACAAGAAACTACGACGACCCCTGATGTGGAGGATTGCAACCAATCAAATTCTAGCAATCGGCACATTGCTTCGTTTGTGGTACTTGATTTGGAAACGAATGATTTGCCACACATATTTTCCAAAGTTGCTATTACGGAATTGTGCATGTACGGCTTTGCTGCCAGTGAATTGGAAGCTGAAACACTAAGTTTACTGAGCGACGAGAATGGTTCACCTTTACCAAAACGACCGCGTATTTTACACAAGCTAGCCCTTTTATTTAATCCGCGAAGACTCATTCATCCGTCGGCCGAAGGTATAACTG GTCTGAGTAATTTTAGTCTTGAAAAAGAATCACATTTTGATGAAAATGCAGGCATAACAGTTCTTAATTTCATTAAGCATATGCAACAACCTGTGTGTTTGGTTGCGCATAATGGTGACTCATTTGATTTTCCCGTGATTAAGCAAACGTTACAGAAATTAAATATG GAAATGCCTGAGGGCATTTTATGTCTGGACTCCTTACGCGCATTTTGGGGTATAGATGAACAATTGCTATTAGACGTATCATCTGCAGGTGCATCTACATCTAATGATTGTCCACCCGACCACGAAACAGATACCTTGCCAATGCTAGACCTTGATGTCCCAGATAAAGCACATATACTTGATTCTAAAGAAGCACTTGAAGTTCAGCTCGATATTGATGAAAAAGTTAATTGGCAGGAAGTAAATGAAAAAACACCGAAGCGGCCAACTGTAGCCGGTTACAAACGATCTGCATTAAATAAACCATTACCAAAAAACAACTTTCTCAGCGGTAATGATGTTTTCAAATCTAAGCGCGCCCTATTTACTG AAAACGTATCTCAAAATAGTTAA
- the LOC137239243 gene encoding uncharacterized protein isoform X2, giving the protein MKQETTTTPDVEDCNQSNSSNRHIASFVVLDLETNDLPHIFSKVAITELCMYGFAASELEAETLSLLSDENGSPLPKRPRILHKLALLFNPRRLIHPSAEGLSNFSLEKESHFDENAGITVLNFIKHMQQPVCLVAHNGDSFDFPVIKQTLQKLNMEMPEGILCLDSLRAFWGIDEQLLLDVSSAGASTSNDCPPDHETDTLPMLDLDVPDKAHILDSKEALEVQLDIDEKVNWQEVNEKTPKRPTVAGYKRSALNKPLPKNNFLSGNDVFKSKRALFTGKLTRKYPPKGVYKLGNLYERHFKKQPKEVHYAEADVETLMNLMKVYGINFLAFAENHAIPFNDIKIKIRR; this is encoded by the exons ATGAAACAAGAAACTACGACGACCCCTGATGTGGAGGATTGCAACCAATCAAATTCTAGCAATCGGCACATTGCTTCGTTTGTGGTACTTGATTTGGAAACGAATGATTTGCCACACATATTTTCCAAAGTTGCTATTACGGAATTGTGCATGTACGGCTTTGCTGCCAGTGAATTGGAAGCTGAAACACTAAGTTTACTGAGCGACGAGAATGGTTCACCTTTACCAAAACGACCGCGTATTTTACACAAGCTAGCCCTTTTATTTAATCCGCGAAGACTCATTCATCCGTCGGCCGAAG GTCTGAGTAATTTTAGTCTTGAAAAAGAATCACATTTTGATGAAAATGCAGGCATAACAGTTCTTAATTTCATTAAGCATATGCAACAACCTGTGTGTTTGGTTGCGCATAATGGTGACTCATTTGATTTTCCCGTGATTAAGCAAACGTTACAGAAATTAAATATG GAAATGCCTGAGGGCATTTTATGTCTGGACTCCTTACGCGCATTTTGGGGTATAGATGAACAATTGCTATTAGACGTATCATCTGCAGGTGCATCTACATCTAATGATTGTCCACCCGACCACGAAACAGATACCTTGCCAATGCTAGACCTTGATGTCCCAGATAAAGCACATATACTTGATTCTAAAGAAGCACTTGAAGTTCAGCTCGATATTGATGAAAAAGTTAATTGGCAGGAAGTAAATGAAAAAACACCGAAGCGGCCAACTGTAGCCGGTTACAAACGATCTGCATTAAATAAACCATTACCAAAAAACAACTTTCTCAGCGGTAATGATGTTTTCAAATCTAAGCGCGCCCTATTTACTGGTAAACTAACGAGAAAATATCCACCAAAAGGTGTTTATAAGTTGGGAAATTTGTATGAAAGGCATTTTAAAAAGCAACCAAAAGAAGTGCATTATGCGGAAGCGGATGTTGAAACTTTAATGAACTTAATGAAAGTGTATGGAATTAATTTTCTTGCATTTGCTGAGAATCATGCCATACCTTTTAatgatattaaaattaaaataagacgCTAA
- the LOC137239243 gene encoding uncharacterized protein isoform X1: MKQETTTTPDVEDCNQSNSSNRHIASFVVLDLETNDLPHIFSKVAITELCMYGFAASELEAETLSLLSDENGSPLPKRPRILHKLALLFNPRRLIHPSAEGITGLSNFSLEKESHFDENAGITVLNFIKHMQQPVCLVAHNGDSFDFPVIKQTLQKLNMEMPEGILCLDSLRAFWGIDEQLLLDVSSAGASTSNDCPPDHETDTLPMLDLDVPDKAHILDSKEALEVQLDIDEKVNWQEVNEKTPKRPTVAGYKRSALNKPLPKNNFLSGNDVFKSKRALFTGKLTRKYPPKGVYKLGNLYERHFKKQPKEVHYAEADVETLMNLMKVYGINFLAFAENHAIPFNDIKIKIRR; the protein is encoded by the exons ATGAAACAAGAAACTACGACGACCCCTGATGTGGAGGATTGCAACCAATCAAATTCTAGCAATCGGCACATTGCTTCGTTTGTGGTACTTGATTTGGAAACGAATGATTTGCCACACATATTTTCCAAAGTTGCTATTACGGAATTGTGCATGTACGGCTTTGCTGCCAGTGAATTGGAAGCTGAAACACTAAGTTTACTGAGCGACGAGAATGGTTCACCTTTACCAAAACGACCGCGTATTTTACACAAGCTAGCCCTTTTATTTAATCCGCGAAGACTCATTCATCCGTCGGCCGAAGGTATAACTG GTCTGAGTAATTTTAGTCTTGAAAAAGAATCACATTTTGATGAAAATGCAGGCATAACAGTTCTTAATTTCATTAAGCATATGCAACAACCTGTGTGTTTGGTTGCGCATAATGGTGACTCATTTGATTTTCCCGTGATTAAGCAAACGTTACAGAAATTAAATATG GAAATGCCTGAGGGCATTTTATGTCTGGACTCCTTACGCGCATTTTGGGGTATAGATGAACAATTGCTATTAGACGTATCATCTGCAGGTGCATCTACATCTAATGATTGTCCACCCGACCACGAAACAGATACCTTGCCAATGCTAGACCTTGATGTCCCAGATAAAGCACATATACTTGATTCTAAAGAAGCACTTGAAGTTCAGCTCGATATTGATGAAAAAGTTAATTGGCAGGAAGTAAATGAAAAAACACCGAAGCGGCCAACTGTAGCCGGTTACAAACGATCTGCATTAAATAAACCATTACCAAAAAACAACTTTCTCAGCGGTAATGATGTTTTCAAATCTAAGCGCGCCCTATTTACTGGTAAACTAACGAGAAAATATCCACCAAAAGGTGTTTATAAGTTGGGAAATTTGTATGAAAGGCATTTTAAAAAGCAACCAAAAGAAGTGCATTATGCGGAAGCGGATGTTGAAACTTTAATGAACTTAATGAAAGTGTATGGAATTAATTTTCTTGCATTTGCTGAGAATCATGCCATACCTTTTAatgatattaaaattaaaataagacgCTAA
- the gammaTub23C gene encoding tubulin gamma-1 chain produces the protein MPSEIITLQLGQCGNQIGFEFWKRLCLEHGISPSGVLEDFATDGVDRKDVFFYQADDDHYIPRAVLLDLEPRVIHSIMSSPYAKLYNPENVYLSKHGGGAGNNWASGYSQGEKLQEEIFDIIDREADGSDSLEGFVLCHSIAGGTGSGMGSYIMERLSDRFPKKLIQTYSVFPNQDEISDVVVQPYNSMLTLRRLTSCADCVVVLDNTALNRIATDRLHIQNPSFTQINTLVSTIMSVSTTTLRYPSYMNNNLIGLTAPLIPTPQLHFLMTGYTPLTTDNDQTVNVRKTTVLDVMRRLLQPKNMMVSTGPDKTNHHCYISILNIIQGEVDPTQVHKSLQRIRERKLAQFIPWGPASIQVALSRSSPYVQSSHRVSGLMLANHTSICSLFERALGQYDKLKKRGAFLDQFRREDIFKDDLSELDDSRDVVDCLVQEYEAATQPNYLQWSAKKGQEVAN, from the exons ATGCCTAGTGAAATAATTACATTACAATTGGGCCAGTGTGGCAATCAAA TTGGCTTTGAATTTTGGAAACGCTTATGCCTTGAACATGGCATATCACCAAGTGGTGTGTTAGAGGATTTCGCCACAGATGGTGTAGATCGCAAAGATGTCTTCTTTTATCAAGCGGACGATGATCATTATATACCACGAGCTGTGTTGTTAGATTTGGAACCACGCGTTATACACTCTATCATGAGCTCGCCATATGCAAAG CTTTATAATCCAGAGAATGTTTACTTGTCCAAACATGGTGGTGGTGCTGGCAATAATTGGGCATCCGGCTATAGTCAAGGTGAAAAATTGCAAGAAGAAATTTTTGATATAATCGATCGTGAAGCAGATGGTAGTGATTCACTGGAAGGTTTTGTTCTATGTCACTCCATTGCTGGCGGTACTGGTTCCGGCATGGGTTCATATATAATGGAGCGTttatcagatcgttttccaaaaaAGCTAATACAAACTTATAGTGTCTTTCCAAATCAGGATGAAATTAGTGACGTTGTCGTCCAGCCATATAATTCAATGTTAACATTACGCCGACTGACTAGTTGTGCTGATTGTGTGGTGGTATTAGACAATACTGCACTTAATCGTATAGCAACTGATCGCTTACATATACAAAATCCAAGTTTTACACAAATTAATACATTGGTTTCAACCATAATGTCTGTTAGTACAACGACCTTGCGTTATCCTTCTTATATGAATAATAATCTAATTGGATTAACAGCACCTTTAATACCAACACCACAATTACATTTCCTGATGACTGGTTATACGCCACTAACCACCGATAATGAT cAAACTGTTAATGTTCGCAAAACAACAGTATTAGATGTAATGCGTCGCCTGTTACAACCCAAAAATATGATGGTCTCAACTGGGCCGGATAAAACCAACCACCATTGTTATATTTCCATTTTGAATATAATACAA ggTGAAGTAGATCCCACTCAAGTACACAAATCTCTACAACGTATTCGAGAACGTAAATTGGCACAATTCATTCCATGGGGTCCCGCTAGCATACAGGTTGCATTATCACGATCCTCACCCTACGTACAGAGTAGTCACCGTGTTTCAGGCCTTATGCTTGCCAATCATACAAGTATTTGCTCACTATTTGAACGTGCTCTTGGTCAATATGATAAACTTAAAAAGAGGGGCGCTTTCTTGGATCAATTCAGACGTGAAGATATATTCAAAGATGATTTGTCTGAACTGGATGATTCACGTGATGTGGTCGATTGTTTGGTGCAGGAATATGAAGCAGCGACACAACCAAACTATTTACAATGGTCAGCGAAGAAAGGTCAAGAGGTGGCGAATTAA
- the LOC137241963 gene encoding uncharacterized protein, with translation MDEISELLINKVQNHPCVYDDQHTEYKSLNAKEQAWKNIGDELKLSPLKAKARWKNLRDSYVKYKNQLNKVKDAASQEAVNNRFVKWNGRTNLSFLDEILARRSQPSSVHVPFKTEHKAIKPTLKYAKSLPYDKIAKAAAKQVQLNSSVRAKRKSQSKQRRSLHSNTSPNRRAEKTYKKEIQQTGDNTLSDVFGRNASSSETSHLEVSTTNGIANSVVGAASRDYNVHTNQTKPNDANYFVHYLEDKKKYPNVVAVGGGVGEGAAGVDAIDHLFSSYAQTFRTLPLRQQVNIKVEMAKLFAIAEIESQQ, from the exons ATGGACGAAATAagtgaattattaataaataaagtaCAAAATCACCCTTGCGTTTATGACGATCAACATACAGAGTATAAAAGTTTAAACGCTAAAGAGCAAGCATGGAAGAATATTGGAGATGAATTGAAATTGTCGC CTTTAAAAGCCAAAGCACGATGGAAGAACTTGCGTGACTCTTATGTGAAGTATAAAAATCAACTCAATAAAGTCAAAGATGCGGCAAGTCAAGAAGCGGTCAATAATCGTTTTGTGAAATGGAATGGACGCACAAATTTATCATTCTTAGATGAGATTCTTGCAAGACGTTCACAACCCTCCTCAGTACACGTACCTTTCAAAACAGAACACAAAGCAATAAAACCTACATTAAAGTATGCGAAAAGTTTACCATATGATAAAATAGCAAAAGCAGCAGCAAAACAAGTTCAACTCAATTCAAGTGTTAGGGCGAAAAGGAAAAGTCAGAGTAAACAACGCCGATCTCTACACTCGAACACTTCACCAAATAGGCGTGCAGAAAAAACCTATAAAAAGGAAATTCAACAAACTGGCGATAATACATTATCGGATGTGTTTGGCCGTAATGCGTCAAGTTCTGAAACGTCCCATCTTGAAGTATCTACCACGAATGGTATTGCTAATTCTGTTGTGGGGGCTGCTTCTAGAGATTACAATGTGCATACAAACCAAACGAAGCCAAATGATGCCAACTATTTTGTACACTACTTGGAGGACAAGAAAAAATATCCAAATGTTGTAGCTGTCGGAGGAGGTGTTGGGGAAGGTGCAGCTGGAGTTGATGCCATTGATCACTTGTTTAGTAGTTATGCGCAAACGTTTCGCACATTGCCTTTACGTCAGCAGGTTAACATTAAAGTAGAAATGGCAAAGTTATTTGCCATCGCCGAAATTGAAAGTCAACAATGA